The stretch of DNA GTCCACTTTTTAATGCATAAGTTATTTGTATTAAAACCTCATAATtgtcatcattttttttcagacaaaattaGCGATAAATATTTCACTTGCAGAAAACGTTTATCACGCACAGAAAAGTAATTTTCCATACATAGTCGGTTATATCTCTGGtctaaccgcaaggttgacgtaggactattgttgatttagttttcatatgtttgaagttgaatctaaatccattctgaatgaatgaatgaatgactgggggacttcgaaaacgagagcgttacgttggaggcgaAAGGTTTTATGTATTTAGGTTATATTGACCGAAAACCGAAAATATTCCACTGATGGGgcagaataatcttcagaagctttcctgctaattgcacttgattgaaaaatcacaaaaatatgTGTTTGGCTACattactggcagattattttgcagcaacgatgaccaaacgaaaagagttgcgcgcgtgtttgtgtgtgtggcgtctgctccgatgcctcaaacGGAACCAATGTTCGATGCTGTTACTTTCTTgctcagtggcatcactctcctcccgatggattcccttctggcctcaggtgcacaaacaggctcttggtgacgccGTTCATCAgcactttcatgatgaacgaagttagcttcgccacaacagcgacaacatgctccaatcgctgttcaattataactgagtggatttccgagcggcgctcgcttatataccgattggtgattttaatagtctgttttgaaagcaattttaaggttattgaaacaagtttttggataaaaaagtaacaagtatataacgcgtagacattttatctttttgaagtgtttatcataccatttcgttcagttgtttaggagccattaacgctcaaaatctcgttctccggtgtaacgctttcgttttcgaaacattgaatttaccccccagtatagaaatgaaagacatagtcctacgtcaaaattctttACTGTTACTTCGCTTTCGGCCAAATGAACACGAAGTTCAATTCAGTCTACGCGAACTGGTGCGTGATGCACAAAAGTTATGCTTGCGATTAACGTTTCCACATATACTCGAGCAATTATTCTGGTTTACGCTTTTGTCCATATTCATATGATTTACACATCACAGGCTTGATAAGATCGTTTAGTCCAATACAGAATCTGTTTCACTTGATAGTGCAGTTGTTTTCCCGTGACTGAGCACTGCGACTTTCTGGACTAAAATATACATATTCATTACGCCAATGGAGCTATCTCTTCAAAATAAGACAATTTTGGTGACCGGCGCTGGTCAAGGTATGTTTCTGCTGGATAAATAGTTGTACGTGATATATGAGGTCTGTGCAATAAGCTTCTAAATTGAACATCAAAACAGAGTCATCTTGTTAATAAATAAACTTGTATACGCTACCGGCGTGAACCAGTATTCGTAGTATTCATATAATAGTATATAATCGTCTGTGTTAGACAACATTTTCGCTCTTCGTTAAATTGTTGGTTTAATTGAATCTTCACGATTATTATTTGTTCATGAACTGCAAAGGATAAAACTTGTTTTTTCCATTGCTTGTGGAAAAAATACACGAAATGTTTCTGACACAATCGGCTGGAGGTTCTTTGAAATATTTGACAGTTCCTTGATTCGATATCAGGGTAGGTGTTCACTTGAGAATCTCTTGAGTTGACTGCGCGTCCACTTTAGGTGATAAACCTAGGATATAATTATGTATTTATTTAAACTCCCAGATGCAATATTGGTTTAGAGATTTTTTAACCCTTTGCAGTCAGATTATTTTCCTTGAATGAGAttctcttatctttccacgctaataatatttttttataccgAGTACTGTTACgtattatttataaaaaatccgTATACATTCGTGACAAAGTTCACtacacattaaaattcgtttagaaaaaatgtaaactattacattgttaaataaagtatttagtataattccttgctgtggtggctgagagcagacaaacgaccgcaaagggttaatcctCTTGAATGAAAATTCGGGCTTTGGGCTCGAAACATACCATCAACTACTGCACAAACTGTAGGCCAACCTTATCTCATTATTTAGCCATtgaagtaccgttttgtctcaaattccgaacacttgagctttgttggccattaaacagtgtctcattaatgaaaatggtactttttcgcgaaattaatgtgttttttggatacaatagtgCCTTTTCTTCCATTTATCCACCAGAAAATTGATTCACAAATACATatgcatggtgaaaaactaaaaatatgtttgattacatttgtctcaaattccgaacagcaaaaatgcatttttttttcaaaaatcataacttttgagctactagaccaattcagatgatcgatatatcaaattaaagccaatgagctattctttttgagaaaaacaccatataaatttggattttgtgctTTGTaatttgattcaaattccggatTTGCTAACGTAATTATTTTATGGCTGGTTTTGAcattcacttttttgcaaatgctcagTATTATAAGTTATAgtcagtatcgatacctgtaaatgatgttaaaaggATGCCTATaccacaaagaatgtcagggtttttattattcaattatttataacattatagttcaaaaatttacatttaaaaatgaaatgttcggaatttgagacaaaacggtagcaTTTCTAGCCATTTTCCAATGTTCTACAGTGCACCTTCAATAATACCCCAATACATTTCGATTCCGGAACTCCGAGCAGTTCGGGAAACTTTCTAACCACAGTTGTAGTTTCCCAAACAGATCATGCTTGTTGACAAACTTGTCcccaaaaacaattttgttatttttgggaaCAACTCCGCGGTTCCTGACTATGTGAAACATCTgtcccggaagctgtttgaagttcaATTGAGCATATGTTTCATGTTACATAAGAATGCATCCGTTGAATGTGATTAGCTCCTGGTCATACAGCTTTCGGCTCGCGTTTTTGCCGTAATGTTTTACTTAACGGTCCTGCTTGGTTTCTTATTACCCAGATACTTGATAAGACTATTCCGGGTGGGTATATTCCGAACTGTACTGTGAACATTACCGACAACATCCATGTCCAAAATTCCTGCATTTTTTTAGAGGTCTTCATGGCGTTCTGACCCAGTCTCCGGTCCACTGTGCCGCTTCGACGCTTTGATTGAACCTTCCGATAACTGACGAACGTTCCTTGAAACGTTCTAGCCCAGCCCAGACGGTGGTTTTGACCATTATCAACTTCTTTGTGGTCCTTATACCTGATTCATAGCCTTTGTGTAGAATTATTTCAccaactttttcaaaatttttgctaAGGTTTTTCAGAGACTTTGTAAACATATTGCTGTCAAAGATTCCAGAACCGGCCACTGTGAGCGCTGTACTGGACAAAAAAGTGTAACGATTCTAAATTGGCAGAGCGAACATTTTCTGCCCATATTAacatattgcggaccgctcacgagttttctcgtgtttcgcgttccgttgattacggatggatcacgaaataatccGTGTTTTCACAcatgatggttaaatccttggtatgccaagaatctaacaaggcctagcGATGGCTCGCCTtagtctcatccacaccgaaggaaacgatctcattcgtggaatccgaacaaatgaagcgtacaagtttgccccaaaacgcgCGGTCCTTAATGGTTAATAAGGTTAATGGACGAACAATACTGGCAAAATTTATAGAACTGATTTGGAAATGCTTTTATCTGCTTGGTTCCTCTTTTGATTTTCACTCCTCGCTCCTAAAGCTCATTCTAAATTTTCGCATATCGAAAGCAATCTGTATATGAATGAACCACCAAGCTAaggaaaaatacaaacaatGGACCAATGCGATGTTCGCTAGCCGGAAATAGCCTTATaaaactagataaattttcccgTCAAATGTAATCTGTATTTAAATAAGTATGTTTTTCGAAGAATTGTGACTATTCGAacattgacaattttttttataggcTCAGTCTTTCGGTGTTCCTATGAATATTTTACATATGTCAAGCATGTTATGTTCGCCCTAGGCCTGCCATTCTATATATTTATgataaaaatattatacatTTATCACATCTTTTCTGTGTAAGGAATTGGAAATGAACTGTGTAAAACGCTGCATAAAATGGGGGCTCAAGTGGTTGCGGTTTCTCGCTCTGTTGGACCTCTGGAAGCTCTAAAAAAGGAATGTCCAACAATCGATATCATTCAAGTGGACTTGAGTGATTGGAATGCAACTAAAGCTGCTCTTCAACGAGTTCAGCACGTGGATGGTTTGGTTAACAACGCTGGGATCGCCATCATTAAGCCCTATCACGAAATGAGTGAGAAGGATTTCGATGAGTAAGTCGGTGAAATTATCATGATCTAAATGTAActgtgacattttgtttcagcaCATTCAATATAAACATTAAGGCAGCTTTCAACGTGTGTCAAATTTTGATACCTAAAATGAAGTCGGGCTCAAGTATCGTGAATATTTCCTCTCTAGCTGGGCTCAAAGCCTTCCACGATCATTCCGTTTATTCGATGAGCAAGGCGGCGTTGGATGCCATGACCAGGAGTCTGGCTCTCGAGCTCGGGCCGAAGGGAATCCGCTGCAATAGCGTCAATCCGACCGTTATACTTACGAGAATGGGTCGGGAAAATTGGACTGATCCGGTCAAGGCCGATCCCCTGAAAGCAAAAATACCTCTCGGGCGCTTCGGGGAGGTGAACGAAGTTGTGGAACCCATTGTGTATCTGCTGAGTGATAAATCCGTTTACATCAATGGGCACAGTTTGCCCGTAGAGGGAGGTTACCTTGCTGGAAATTGAAAGGATGTACAATAAATTGAATCTCTGAAATGAATTATCTTTTATTGAGCCATATTGTGTAAATCGATTCAACCTTCACTGTCACCATCACATCGagcaaaatttcttattttgtaaatcgGTCGAGTTCTTAACGAGTTTAAACGTGTCGCGTTACaggtctgttcaattagctatatgtcgcgttaaatgtaacttactgtattcaAATATTCCCAAACATGTAACTAAaaatgtctttttcatgatttacagcagTTTCAAATGCTATTTTTACGGGTTCACATGTTTTATAAggtttataaaatccaccttctattggtgtctattgcaacatctacttgagaattcgaatacattcgttcaaaaatggtgattttgaaaaccgaacgaaccatgatcatttttcggacaaaccatgttCATAGGTGGGCAAACCataatcataatttctctttgaagaaaattacATGTGATgtgattacatgtgattttgaTGGAAAGCAAATTGATTTACATTTACTAGTTAGTGGAcacacccaaaatcggacaaaacAACATAATTTACCCTAATATTTTGGAGATTAAACACTTCCGTTGTGTTTATTTTATGAAACCTGTCGAGTGTGGAATGAATGAATCGACTGTTCAACTTGGACAAAAAGAAATCATACTCATAATGTGACTTCTTCATTATTATAGGGACAGCCACAGACTGGTTCGTAGTTGATTCAAGGATGAAAATCTGATCCATTGGCAGCAAAAAATCGCTTGGATGTttcgaaaaaatgaacgaagtcAGTTCAACAGTTAACAGGAACATTGTCATTTAAAACTTCGTTTATTTATAATCcacaatcacaaaaccagtttgTATCGCGGAATTGGGTAAAGGTATAAAAAAGAgtagatgggtctgggcctaggggcacggacgggagcttgacggaggactgtgattgtttgtagtaattacatttgaaaaaaaaacacacataaaGTATAAAGTAACAAAAgctaataaaaatttatttagtTACCACCTTATTTGTCAAAAACTGAATTTGGCCATGAATATCGCATATGAAGAATATAATCGAAAGGACGAATCTGAAGTCAAATCCTGTCCGAAGAACTTTTTCAATTACGTGAAGTCTAAACTCATGAGCAATAGTATTCCATCGCGTATGCATTTCGACAAGAATGTAAGTAATACCTCGAAAGAAATATGTAatctttttggcaatttttccaGGAAGTCTATACCACTTTCTCCATGACCGAAAGTACCTTTCATTTCTACCGGAATTTTCCAACGACATATCTGTGAACAATATCGCACATCAGGAAATATATAAAACACTAAAAAGTCTGAACCCATCGAAAGAaccaggtcctgacggaattgcACCCGTAATCCTCAAGAACCTAGCTGAAGAACTTACACCTCCTCTCCATCTCCTATTTAGTATGTCTTtaaaaactggaatattcccagacaAATGGAAACCATCTTTCTTAGTGTTTATTATTAAATCAGGCTCAAAGTCTGACATCCGTAATTACCGTGACATTGgtattatctcttgcattcctaaattATTTGAAgcaattatcaatgaaaaaatctttCAACAAGTAAAAAGTCGAATTACATGTAAACAACATGGTTTTTTCAAATGCCGCTCTACATCAACTAACCTTTTAGAATTCGTCACCTTTCTACTAAATACAATGGACAATGGCTAACACGTAGAAGCCCACTATATttagtaaagcatttgaccgaaTCGACATctcattattatttttcaaactgAAAAAATAGGAATATCACATAGTCTTTTGAAATGGCTTAACTCATATTTTATAGAACGCGAACAAAAAGTTCGTTTCCAAAACAACCATTCCAACCCTATTAAAGTCATTAATTACTTATATGCGCGGAACTCGAcactatttgattttttatattgatgttCAAAAATATGCACAAAATACCATTAATGCCATTAGCACCCTTTTCttctatttatttaattatgcaCAAGAGCATTGGggtctttttcaatgtaatcgaccccattgtcaCGGCACCACTGAAGCACCTCTCGACCTCAGCTTGCTAAATCTGTTCAAAACTTCACCAGACCTTTGTGAGCCTTTATAAACGGAAGGAGATGTTTCTTCATACGCTCTTCCTcatacattttcgagtccattgtATTGCTTGTGACGAGAACCTTGGTTTGCTGTCCACAGCTGCAAGTCCCTTACCAA from Toxorhynchites rutilus septentrionalis strain SRP chromosome 3, ASM2978413v1, whole genome shotgun sequence encodes:
- the LOC129776803 gene encoding L-xylulose reductase, with translation MELSLQNKTILVTGAGQGIGNELCKTLHKMGAQVVAVSRSVGPLEALKKECPTIDIIQVDLSDWNATKAALQRVQHVDGLVNNAGIAIIKPYHEMSEKDFDDTFNINIKAAFNVCQILIPKMKSGSSIVNISSLAGLKAFHDHSVYSMSKAALDAMTRSLALELGPKGIRCNSVNPTVILTRMGRENWTDPVKADPLKAKIPLGRFGEVNEVVEPIVYLLSDKSVYINGHSLPVEGGYLAGN